The Alosa alosa isolate M-15738 ecotype Scorff River chromosome 8, AALO_Geno_1.1, whole genome shotgun sequence genome contains the following window.
TAAATAAGTCTCATATAGCTAAAATTTCTCATTTTCATTCACAGTTATGTTTGCTAGCTCAACAAAAATCTCATAATGAATATTCAGGCCTATAGCTTTTGTTCAAGTAGCACTGGAAACACAGATGGGTTGGGGGGGATCGATTCCACTTTGATTTTACTTTAGTGCACAACCCCAAAAGTGCAGataccaagaaaaaaaaaaggaataactCCACACATTCTGATACCTCACACAATCCCACTGCATCTCCTTGCACTGCATCTAAAGCATAATGGAACCAATCCCCAGTACATTGTTAATGTTAATGAGCTGAACCTGTTAATGGGAAATGGAATCTCAAATGCAGCAGCGATAGAGTAACAGACATAGGTGAGTTGCTATTCACCTGATTCATATCCATAATGCCAGGATATCCTGAGAGGATATCCTGGCATTATGAGGAGTGATGATAGTTGCAACTGGTGCAAAATACATCCAATTACAAATaagtaggaaaaaaaaaaaaaaaaagagcaactTAGAAAAATTAACCCAACACAAAACCGCACAAATAAGACTACACAAAACCACTCTTTAGGCCCATGCTCCTCGACAATGAATGcatttctgtgtgcatgtgtgtgcgcggagGGGgtgaaaacaaaatatatatttacaaaGGAAGAGAAGACATGAGGAGAGAAGCGATGCAGTAGAACTGACATTTCAGCACAGTCGCTCAGATCACGGCACGATGGCCGGGAGCACGGCACTACCTCCGCTTGACCGCTGCGCTGCGGCTCCCTTTGCTGCCCCCACCTGGCTTGGAGGAGCCCTTAGAGAAGAGTTTGGTCATAAACTCAGAGACGTCGGGCAGCTCAGGGTTGGGGTTTAGCATGTTCATGGACTGCTCCATCTCCTGTGAAGAAAAGCAGACACAGTGGAGAGGTGAGCAGGGTCAATTAAATCACATACATGGCTGATATGATACTGCATGGTGTAATGTGCCGCTCCTCTATGCATTCAACGAAGCCTTTTGGGCAGTGAAAATATTATGCAGAATATTACTTTTACCTAAAACATAACTGACTCTTATTCCTCCCCTACATCTTAACCACATCTAAGATCCAACCATGACAGCTCGGGTTGAGAATGAATAAGGCCTAGCCAGataaaatgaaaacgaagaaaatgCTAAATGCTTGTTGCACAGGCCATCTGGACTTTGCTTCAAATAGGATACTTAAATGCAATATGCACATACCCCTCACTCAACCACGCGGAGATTCTGTTTATATGTGAACAACACCCACACGCACGATGTACGCATGTAAGCATCATGTTTGAATCACACGAAGGGTCGGACATACGTTTGACAAAGATTTGCATATAGTACAGAGGACCTGTTTGAAAGCAGTTTATGATTTTAAAGGTGCTCTGAGCGATGATACGTGTTTTTTAGTCTAAAACATTTTATGCcaccaggctccaaaaatggcaacaaaaacaacctaggCAAACCTAGCCGATAAAAAACataactgttccagcaaatcacagacgagtttcaattgcactggagcagcacgggagggagggggaggaagtagcaagctagctctctgttttgtttgaaagtcaacagaactgacgttacccagcatcgcttagagcacctttaatatgtGAGCATGCACATATTGCACAAATGTCTATCTGCGCACGCACGGAGCTCGTAATTTCTTACCTTTCTCATCTCTGGGTCATTGGTATTGACAACTTTGGGAAGCAGAACAATGATCAATAACGGAAGGACCATCATCATTACCTACAAAAGCAGAATAAAATCAGTATGGAATGAAGGTGTACAAAACTTGACACCTGTTATGTACCAAAAATGTCAATTGTCTGCAATATTCTTTAACTAGTCTACAATTAGACCAAATATATCCAAGATAAGACAATCCGATAACATGCATCAACAAACTGTATTCAATTTTAAGACTGAGTATAATCTTTGTTTTTAGCTACAAAGATGAAAGAATGTCACTATTGAGGACACACAGAGTTGCATTCATTGACCTGAAGAATATAAGAGTATCTCAGTCTCTATgtataacaaataaaatgtccTTGACTAGAAAAGACCTTACCATTGGGTTCATGAGAAAATCTGACCAGCCCCATGTTTCCCTCTTCATGAAATATGTCTGTGGACCTGGAGACCTCACCTGGAGTGGATATGACTGTCTGACGACCTCTGAGGTCTTAATGTAATTCACTTGACGTGCCCTGTCAGCCAAAAGAAAAAAGTTGTTACAGAGttgtgtttggtttgtgttttTATGGTGATTTTTATTAAGGCTATATGGCTTTACTTTATACGGTTAATTGTAATgtcaatgtaatgtttattgatgcCATTGTAAGTTGCATTGACGTGTGCCATTTTAACTCTTACCTGATTTTCCCTTTGGACGTTATGTCCACTCTCACGGGCTCGAATTTAAAAGAAGGGGACACCACCTCAACAACGTAGGAGCCAGAAGGAACATCATTGACAACAAAGCTTCCATCCGTCCTGAGTGGAGAAAGGCATAACGTTAAGTTAAGTCACTTCTAATAAGACGTTAGCAAGCCAATGTCGTATTGGGATTGGTGGCAGTAATTCTTAGCTAGAAGAGTTGACACGAGGGGGTACTGAAAAATATATCAGCTTTACAGTGCGCTCCGTATTGGTACATATTCCACTTCCGTTGCCAGGCAAGCTTTGGCAATCTGAAAAAACATGACATGGCAACCTGACAAAATAAATTCTAAGATACCTCACTGGTGTTTATCATCGAAATGAGAGGCTGGGCAAGATATGCAGTAGTCGTTTAAAATCATATAGTATGAAATCATGAAACTTCTGCTAGAATAATGTTAGTCGTAAATTAGAAGAGGATAGCTGCCAGCGGACATGCTAACATTACGTAGTTGGCTAGTACGTTAGTGTGTAACCTAGCTAGTTTGCATGGTAGCTCAACATGCTAACCTCATCTTGTTAGAAACTTAACGTTGTGTTCTAGACTAGAAGATGTACAGTGCTGTATAATGACACTTCAATACCTTAAGAAGCCTACATACTCCTCTCCTTCAACCATTACACGAGATGAGGACACCCATTCTTGCGATTTTACGCCTGGAACAATTGCACGACCCTCAATCTTGAATAGGTCTCCATTTGCTTGTAAAGATGCAGCTGAAGGCCCTGCGTCCGAATCACTAAAACACCACGCCAAAGCAAACCAGGCGTGTATGGCCAAACATGTCTGAAATATTCTATTTTGTGAAAACATCGTATTCTACTAGTTAACCGTCTTAGAAATAGTATGATCGGATATTATCTAGCCCAAACGCAGCTTTGACAACTGCGGTCGAATTTCTCACTACGAGTGGGGCGACGTAATCCTTACAACAGGAAGTAGAAGTCACATGACCATAGTGTACAGTACAAAAACTTTACTCACAAGGCGCATACacccagagcccgtctactagacattctctgatacaCCCACTGTCTAagcatacactacacacacatcattttgGAAAGGGAATTAAGATGTATTTGAGCATATTCACTTATGTAAACTGTGGATTTCGCTCATTTCTTTCATTTCCTCAAAATTCAGAATGGTCTGTAACTTTTGTAGTTTGGTGCTTTAAATTAATGCAACATTTGTTCGTGATCATTACCGTCTACACCCGTGGATTTTATCTTATGCTGTTTGTACATTACCAGCATGCCTGATGTAGCACATTTTCTGACCATGTAGTGTGTAGACAAACTAGCGTTTAGATGTACAGCCGTTCAATGACCAAATATCAAGCCAGATGTTGAAGATTTATTTAAAAGTTtgattaaaagaaaaacaaaatcattATGTGCATTTTACACATACAATTCATTCATGAACAGGCAAACAACGAGACCTATAATAACTTAAGACTGCTGCAGTTCAAGTTCTTGATTGAAGACATCAGAGATAAACAGAGGGTAGGGATGCATTAAATATATCATCCAACGATGCAGATGATCACCACCATAGCACTGACTGCAGTGGTGAGAGAGAGGTTAGCACTTAAGTCACCTGCTTTCAGACAGTCTCACGGAGTTGAACGggacccccctctcccctctcccttacCACGACGATCCACTTCAATGTGAAGCAACCATTCCAGGCTCACAAGAAGGCCTTCTTGCCTTCATCAAATGTCTCCAGTTTCTCTACTGTCAGGGAGTGTCTGAATTTGACAGTTCATCAATCCCCTGATCTCATAGGCTAGTGCTCTGGGAACTTGGTGCAACAGTTCATCCAAATCCCCTTTCTGATTTGCCAAAAAAGCAGCGGAAAACTGCAGCAAGTGTTTGTAGTGGTCGCGCCCTTAGTGTGCTACATGGGTTCCTCAGCGCAGCTGTGAAAGATAAGTCTCAATGACCTAAACACCAGtgggaaagaaaaaacagacacaaaccaGTGAGAAACTGTCCCACTTAACATTAACAAGAATACGAGTCTATATTAATGGTGTTAAATAATGCCTTTTACCTTTGCTATTTCACCCGTAGTTCCTGGAACTAAAATTAACCGACTTCCTTCCACCCATAACTCCTGAAGCTGCTGTTTCATGACCTGAATGTTGCtgtcccacaaaaaaaaaaaaactttgattaGACAAACTcagaataacaaataaaaaactataataataaaaaaaaaaacacagtggaCAAAATGTACGTACCCGTCACATGGACAGCTTTGTTGTAAGCTTTTGCCATTAGCAGAGAGTTCTGGCCACCATCTCTTAATGAGTGAATGGATCCAGTGTAAAGCCACAATCAAATGTCTGGAGA
Protein-coding sequences here:
- the emc7b gene encoding ER membrane protein complex subunit 7, producing the protein MFSQNRIFQTCLAIHAWFALAWCFSDSDAGPSAASLQANGDLFKIEGRAIVPGVKSQEWVSSSRVMVEGEEYVGFLRTDGSFVVNDVPSGSYVVEVVSPSFKFEPVRVDITSKGKIRARQVNYIKTSEVVRQSYPLQVRSPGPQTYFMKRETWGWSDFLMNPMVMMMVLPLLIIVLLPKVVNTNDPEMRKEMEQSMNMLNPNPELPDVSEFMTKLFSKGSSKPGGGSKGSRSAAVKRR